Genomic window (Chryseobacterium sp. H1D6B):
AAAATATCGTTATTTTTAATTTTATAATTAAATATCTAGACAAATGATCAGGAAAATGATACTTATGTTCACTATTTTGATTCCACTGTTTTACTTTGGTCAAAAATATTGTTTTACTTATGAGTACAGTTTCAAACCCGATTCTTTAAATTTAGAGAAAACTGAAACGGAATTGATGGGATTGTTTATCGATGGAAACGAGTCTACCTATGTCAGTCTTACAAAACTGAGAAGGGATTCGGCGATTGCACAGAAGATGAAGGGAAACGGAACATCTTCAAATATGTCAGTTTCATTAAGCACCTTTCCCAAAGAAAAAGTTCCAGGAATAATTCAAAAAAACTGGCCGTCCAATAAAGTTGTATCCTATCAATTTGTAGGTGTTGACGGGTTTAAAATAACTCAGAATATTATACATGACTGGCATATTACAGCAGAAACAGATGAGATAGAAGGTAAAAAATGTCAGCTTGCAACGATACAATATAAAGGTCGAATGTATAATGCCTGGTTTACAAATGAAATTCCTATTTCTGAAGGACCTTACAAATTTAGCGGGCTTCCAGGGCTGATTGTGAAGATCGAAGACACAAAAAAACAGCATATTTGGGAGTTAAAAGGAATTGAAAAGTTTAGAAAAATAAAGTTTAACTTTTCGAAATATATTCCTGTTACAGAAGTTCAGTATAAAAAATCTGTTGAAAATTACATCAAAGATCCTATGAGCAAAATGAGAGAACTTAAGCAAAGATTTGATGTCATCGGCTTAACGGTAACTTCACCTGATGGAAATTCCTACTCTGGTGCTGATTATGAAAAAATAAGAACAAAGCAGATACAGGCTAATTTCAAGAAAAACAATAACTCTATAGAACTCGATTAGTATTTTGGCGTTTTTTATTTTATAAAAAATGACATTTTCTTAAGTGACGAGACGATACCAATCACATATGCTCCTTTTACTTTTGCAAACTGCACGGCGAAATGCCGGCTCCATCTCAAGCATCCTGGATTATAACGCGTTGTTCTGTCTTAAAATTTCCATTGTAAAAAAGGGTATTCTAAGCTGTTAGGCTTCTAGGAGGGACGCCTGCTGTCTGGTTAGAATTTAAAACTTTTGGTTTAAGACTTTTTCTAAATTCTTACGTAATTTACAGGATTTTCTTAGCAATTACAGCAATAGGCAGAAAAACTCTAATAAAAGTATTAAAAGAGCAGTGAGTTATTTTTAACTCAACAGCGACAATTATCCTGAAACAGCTGTTGCTTTTACATTATTAATAGATATTCCTCTTATTTCTATTCTTTAGCATTTATCACTCCTTCCGTATCACCTTTTAAACACCGATCCTCATATAAATTCATGATACCCTGTGTGAGAGCTGCTTGACCCAATATATTACATTGATTCTGGCTATTAACAGCGTTCTCATAGGCAATCTGCAACGCATGAACCAAACTATCATAGATAGGGTTCTTGGTTGTCCATTCGTCGGCATCTGTAGCAGCCGGGGACGAGGGAGTAATCTCAGGAGCGGCTGCATCAGTTTTTGTCTGTGATAATGACTTGAGCTTGTTTATCGACTCCTCATATCGTTCCTGTTGTTCAGGACTACGTTGGCTAATAGCTTCTGTAATGCGCAGGGCTTCATCAATAATTTCTGTTCTTTGTTGATGGATAACTTGGTTTAAAGCTGAAAGCGACATAACAAATGCTTCATTATAAGCAAGTATTTCTTCTGGGGTAAGTGTTTCGTATTGGATCATAAGTTTTATGTTTTTATATTAAAAGATAATTATTAAAGTATAGCTGGTAATGGGTCCGGTTTGAAATCATTTTAATAGTTAAGAATACGGGTTTGTCCTAAAGATTATCTGATTTCAATTCTTCTCTTGATATCATTTAAATGATACCTTAGATACTCATCAAAATAAATTTGCACCCTTCATTTTATTTATTTCAAAGTTTAACTTTGATGGAATAATCAGAATACCATAAAAAAATCGTTTACTTTTATATCGATCTTCTGTATGACTGAAAGGGAACGCTCAATTATCCCCCTTTGATATTGTAAATAATCTTTATAATTTCTGCCACGCCGCAGCATCTTGTAATCTGTCAATAATTAGTTCTGGAAATATTTGACGGATTTTCGGGAAGGATTTTCCTGAGAAGAATAAATGTATAAATTCATCATATTTGATTTAACAGGTTAGTAGTTTAGTTTTAACGAATATATCGAAAAAAATTAGATCACAATATTTTTGATGAATCTTTTTTGCTTATAAAATAGGCATTAACTTAATTGATAAGATTATAATTCTATATTCTGTTTAGCACAAAAGGCATGGGAGAAATACATTGCGGGCATTTCATGAGGAAGATGAGATTGGGTTATCAGGTTTCAGAAACTAAGGTATATATCCAGACCAAGCTTGAAAGTTCTCTAAAAGGTGTTTCAGCTATATTAAATCGGTATAAGAGTGTTGAATCTTTTGTAAAATAGAAGATAAATTCTATAAAATAAAAATTAGTGGGTGTAAAAATGGGTGTATAAAAACAAAAACCCCTATAAACAGGGGTTTTTAGTGAACTCGACAGAACAATTGTCGAACTATTTTATAGCAGATTTATTAATATTATCAACTTTATCGACTTCTTTGCGATTGTAATTGAATCAGCAGATCACGTTGTTATAATGTATGTTTTTAACTGAAATTATTCAGGTTCATTTTAAAATTTTCGTACTATCCATTTTTGAATGCTAAACGTATTGAGTTCTTTTTGAAGAATTTAATCCTACTTTTTTACGAGGTAAATCACTGTTGACATGATAGTGGTCTTTAAAATCACTGACCTGCTTTTTCTAGTAAGTCTGATTAATGTAAGAACCGTGAACCAATACTAAGGTAGCTGGATCTTTTCCGGAAACCTTGTAATTCAAGGTCATTCCTTTTCATTAATTTCTGACATATGATTCTTTTTTAGATAGTCAATTTTCCTATAGCTGATGCGGATTGTTTTATCTGTATTTTTTTTGCGAATTCTTAATCATGGGTAATAATGATTTTGGATGTTATCATGCTGTTATTCATTAATTTAATTAAAATTAAGATTTATACTGATCTTTTCATTTAAATCATCCTTGAAGTGATGTATTTACTCAAATATAGGCCTGTGTAAGATGTTTTACAATGAATGATGTCCTTTGGCAATCCAGAGAAGACTATTTTTCCTCCATTTTTTCCGGCATCAGGACCTATGTCAATGATGTAATCTGCCTGGCTGATGACGGCCAGATTATGTTCAATGATAATAAGTGTGCTTCCCTCATCAACAATTTTATTAAATATTTTCAGCAGGCGGTCTACATCACTCATATGTAATCCTGTAGTAGGTTCATCCATGATGTAAATCTGTCCTTTGTTTTCCATATTCAGGGCCAATTTGATGCGTTGTCTTTCTCCTGCAGATAAAGAACTTAAAGGCTGGCCGAGGGTTAGGTATTCCAGGCCTACTTCATCCAGTTTTTTTAATGTTGGATAAATGGACTGCCTGTTTATAAAAAAATCTAAAGCTTCTATTACAGTCAGCTTTAGTACTTCATATATGTTTTTATCCTTTAACTTGTACTTCAGAACTTCGTTTTTGTAACGCTGACCGCTGCATTCTTCACAAACCGTTGTAATCGGGTCCATAAATGCTAAATCCAGGGTAATTTCTCCCAATCCTTTGCAGACCGGACAGGCTCCATCTGAATTACTGCTGAACAAGGAAGAGCTGACCCTGTTTTCTGTTGCAAACAATTCCCTGATTACATCAAATATCCCTGAATAGGTAGCTGTATTTGATCTTTTGCTTCCAATGATGGCAGACTGATCAATCACTATAGATTCAGGATATAGTTTTGTTAATATGCCATTGGCCAGACTGCTTTTTCCGGAGCCGGCTACACCTGTTATGACCGTCATAACACCTTTAGGAATTTTTACATTTAAGTTTTTCAGGTTGTGGAGACTAGCATTTTTTACTTCCAGATGGTCTATTGCAGTTTTTGGGTTTTCTTTAATTTTTGGCTGTAACTTCCAGAATCTGCCCGTTAACGAATTCGCTTTTTTAAGCCCTTCTAGAGGTCCTTCATATACAATTTCACCGCCTTTGGTACCTGCTTCCGGCCCCATGTCTACCAAATGATCTGCTATGGCAATGACATCGGTATCATGTTCCACTACCAAAACTGTATTTCCCTTATCTCTTAACAAACGGAGTAAATCATTGAGCTGATGTACATCTCTGGGGTGGAGTCCAATACTTGGTTCATCAAAAATATAGGTCATTCCTGTGAGGCTGCTTCCTAAATGTTTAACCATTTTGATGCGTTGTGATTCACCGCCGGAAAGGCTGGATGTTTCCCTTCCCAGAAAGAGATAGCCAAGACCAATATCAATCATATGGTTTAACTGCTCAACGATGGCGTTTACCATGGTTACAGATTGTGTACCTGTAATCTTTTCAACTGCTTTCTTTAGTTCAGTAATGTCCATTTTTACGAAATCGGCGATGGAATGACCATCAATTCTGCAGCTCAGGATTTTTTTGTTCAGCCGTCCGCCGCCACAATCGGGACAAACCGATCTGGTTAAAATCCGGTCAAATGTTCCTTTATGCTTACCAGTCAGATCTTTCGTTTCCCTGGTTAGATAAGTTCGTTCAAATTTTGGGAGAACACCTTCATATTTTGTACTTGGAAACCAGCAGGGAAGCGGGTTTTTCAGCTCCACCTCATCGTGATGAGCGTATAATAAATTATACCATTCTTCCTTGGTATAATCGATTAATGTCTTATCATTATCAAACAGTCCAGAACACGTGTACCTTTTCCAGCGGGCGCTGCCTTCTGCAAAGGTAGGAAAGAGAATAGCACCTTCATTTAAAGACTTAGACTTATCAAAGAGCAGTTCCAGGTCTACTGTTGTAACTTTTCCCAAACCTTTGCATTTAGTACACATGCCATTGGGGTGATTGAAGGAAAAGACATCTGAGTGCCCTACAAATGGTTTTCCGATACGGGAAAATAACAGACGAAGTAAAGTATAAATGTCAGTTGCCGTACCTACAGTAGAGCGGGCATTTCCCCCGATCCTTTTTTGTTCAATGATGACGGCGGGTGTTAAATTTCTCAGTGATTCTGCTTCGGGCTGACCATAATGGGGGAGCCGGTGGCGGATAAAGGCCGGAAATATTTCATTTAACTGCCGCTGAGATTCAGCAGCGATGGTGTCAAATACTAAAGATGACTTGCCAGAACCAGATACACCGGTAAAAACAGTGATCTTATTTTTAGGTATTTCCAGAGAGATATTTTTCAGGTTGTTTTCCCTGGCACCAATAATTATAATATTTTCTGCTTTCATATCTTTTATGTTAGATTTGCAGCGTCTTTTTCTATCATGTTGATATTCTGCCGTAAAGCGGGGTTCATTTCATCTGGATGTTCCAGCATAGGAAAATGACAGGTTCCATTTAGAAGGTCCAACCGGTATCCGCTGCCTGTAAGCTGCGTTAAGGCAGCTTCATTGGTCGGCATATAATCCACATTAATAAGGTAGAGTTTGATAATTAATCTGGGCAGGAGTTCTCTTTCCATTTTATCTATTTCGAAAAACTCAGCGGTAGTCTGAATGCCCATAGGCGGATAGGCATTACGGTAATCCCTGATTACTTTTTTGACAATATGATCAGCTGTAGAGGGCCTGAGCAGTGCTGTCCTGGCGTATTTTTCATTTGTACCTGCGAAATCGATGAGGAGTCCTTTTTTTATATCTGCAGCCTGCTTCTTGAGTTCTGGTGTCATTGGAGTTCCTGCATTCTTGAAGGTGTCAATTCCGATCAGCCCAATGACAGGGCCGGGGTACTTTACTGCTGTCATCAGACAAATATTTCCGGCAGCGGAATGCCCGATTAATATCACATTTGCTAACTCCAGCTTTTTAATCAGGAAAATGAGGTCATCTGCAAATCTCTGGATTTTCCAGTCTTTGCGGTTTCGTCCGGATTTTCCATGGCCTGGCAGGTCCAGGGTGATGACCTGATAATGGTTTTTAAAATCGCTGACCTGCTTTTTCCAGTAAGTCTGATCAATGTAGGATCCGTGTACAAATACTAAGGTGGCTGGACCTTTGCCGGAAACCTCGTAATTCAAGGTTATTCCGTTTTCATTAATTTCTGACATATCATTCTTTTTTTAAGTTAGTCAATTTCCCCATGGCTGATGTGGATGATCTTATCCGTTCTTTTTGTGAATTCATCATCATGGGCAACAATGAGCATGGTCTGTTGTTTTTTTGGCCTAGAGTTTTTTAAACAGATCGAATACCTAATCGGTATTTTTACTATCCGGGTTTCCGGCAGGTTCATCGTGCGCTAAAATTAAGGGACATTTATATCTGTAGGTGTCATTTTCTTATCAAATAAATTACCCGAATAAGATAAATTGACAGTGCCATCTTCGAACCAATTTCTTGCAGATATTGATCGCATTTTACATGCATTAAGGTAGTGAAAATAACTGATATGAGTTTTTAGCTAAGGTGTGTGTTATACCCTGTATTTTCATACATTGTTCTTATACTTAGAAAATCAATTACATCTGGGAAAGGCAGACTTTTCATGAGATTCTTTGTAAGAATGGTCAAAATGTAAGTTGTAAATCTTTTATTGAACAAATTAAGATGATTTTCTATTTATTCAAAAAGATTGTAAATCTATTTTTGAGTATAAATATTTTTAAAGACTAAATTGAACTTGCAGATCTAAAGTAAATGGCAAATATTTACAATTATGATGACCATGAACCAAATTACTAAAGAAATTTTGTCTCGTTTTAAAGATGTTAATGTTACGAAAGCAAATGGCGATCTGTTTTTTATGCATGGTGAGGATAAAATGATGTTTTTTGCTACCGTAGTTACCAGCGGTAATATTAAATAACTGAAAATAAATGAGTTATATTAATTTAATTTTAAGAAGTTTCAGAATTGTTAAAAACTATGCATTTTATTAGTATCACTACTTGATGATGTTTTTTGAATTTTTGATCTGAAATAAAATCAATCTAAATTGTCGAACACCAATAAATAAATCAATAGTTATCCTGAGTTCGGTTTATGTATTATTTCCCTGTATTAATAAATTGTACCGCTCTTTCGAGAATTGGATCTTTTTTCTCTACGAAATCTTTAAAGGTATACTGTACAGGGATATCAATTTTAATTCCTACTCGCTGGGTTTCAATGTCATCCGCGCCATAAATTCCCAAGCCGGAAAATGAAATTTTATACCCTCCGGGAAAAATCATTCGGGTCTGGTTACCATCGGCTCCTGCAGTCTGGGTCCCGACAATAGTAGTTTTTTTATAGGTTTTCAGAATTAAGCAGTCGAATTCCGGTAAGCTTTGGGTCCGGTAATCTACCAATAAAACCAACTTGCCTTGATAAGGGTGAGGATTATTTTTTCCAACCTTCTCGGTAGTTGTTCCTGCATTTGTTATTTCGTGTACCAATAATCCGGGATAACGAAAATCATTTCTTGTCATCATGCTATAAACTGTAGGCTGATCAAGAAAATAATCAGCGATCCTGTAAGAAGGCATCGTTTGTGGATAATTTCTAAGATCCAAAATAATGGCTTTAGTGTTCATTAAGGGTAGCATTATGCTGTCCATATTTTTTGAAGTGATATTAGCAGCGTAGACATATGCGATATCATTTGTTATTTTTTTTGAAGTCACTGTGCTGGTCATATCAAAAAAATCAAGAAACTCTCCCAGAAAATTCCGTTCGCTTAATGGTACGCTGGAAGAAAACTTTGAACTATCGGGATTGTATCCTGAATAAATGGCTTTTGTAGCTTTGCTACTCAATATAATTTTGTGTAGATCTTTGTATTTGGCTGTTTTATTTGAAGAAGAAATATACTCCCAATACTCTTCCGCTTTTTTCTTTATTGAGATTCCGTCTACTTTTTCGATCACGCTGCCTTCCTGAATAGAAGTGCTTGCAAGGATCTTTTTATCCATAATCTTAGTTACAACTGCTTTATTGTTAACTAATCTAAAATAAAATGGCGGACTGTATTTTCCGGAAACTGAGGTTTCAATGAATGGATAAACTCCTCCATGTCCGTCATCAATAGTAGCAGCCATCTTTAAAACGGTTTTGTTATAAGAAGCAATATCATCGGCTTTGATGAATTCAGGAATCAGATCTGTCAATACTTTGTCCCAAGGCTTATCTGTAGCATATTTGTAAGGATAATAATAATTAATAACATTCCAGAAACGGAATAGTCCCAATAACCTGTAGTTTCTATCTGGCATTTTCATATCAGGGTATGCCTTTTCATTTGGAGTAATGATATTTCCATCATCATCCGGATTATTTTGCGCATAGTAATTTTGACCCTGATAAGGATGAATGAATAAAAACTTTAATTCAGATCGCTGTTTTTCAGTAAGGTTTCTGCTTTTTTCTATCCAGGAATGATTGATATTTTTGATCGTATAAGGATGAAGATTTTTATCGAGAATAAATTCAGGAGCTGTATTTTTTCCTGCTGTTTCAAACATTTTATCAATTTGAATCTGAAAACTGTTGTTATCTTTATGATCTAAAATAGAACTGATTGAAGCGATTAAAATAGAATCCCAATCATGTTTTCCTACTGCAATTTCAGGATGGAAATATTTCAGGCTTCCCCATGTTTTGCATACATCTTCCAGTTCTGAAACCTGTTTCTTTGTTTGAGCAGCAGACAGAATGGATGATAAAAGAATAAAAGTGAATATCAGCTTATTTATTGTGTTCATCAGATGGATATGTGATTGAAATACTGTTCGTTATTTTATAATCTGTTAAATTACATTAATAAAAATCTATATTAGGCCTCTTTCGTAATTATTATGTTGTTTTTCAGGAATATTATTATTTTTGTATTAATGGACGTATTTGAGCAATATAAAGTAGTAAATCCATCAGAATTCCAACGTTTAGTTGGCGTTAACAAGGGTGCTTTTCTAATACTTAAAGATAACTTCATCAAGGAAGTGGAGGATTTATAAATCCAAACTTTGGACCCGTAAATTAGGTAATAGGGGGAGTATGTCTCCAGAAAATCAAATTCTAATTTACCTACTGTATTTAAGAAATTATGAAACCTATTTAAATCTAGGAAAAAGATTCGGGATTAGTGAGTCGTATGCTTATAAGAGGTGTAAATTTACCGAGATGATGCTCTTGAGATATTTGAATTTTTCTGATATTGGGAGTTTACAAACAAGTATAGAAACCAATTTAGTAGCTATTGATGTATGTGAGCAAGAAATAGAGCGCCCCTTAAAAAATCAAGAAGATTATTATTCGGGTAAAAAAAGCGACATAAGCTGAGCTTACAAACAACTTTGATCACCTAAAATTTTATTCATCCAGCTCAGCCTGTTTGGCAATTAATTTTAAATCTTTTATTTCTAAAATATTTTCGTTGTATCCAAGTGTCAGTATTCGAATTAATGCAGTTCCGATTTCATCATAAGTCAAGGTTTTATTTGGAAAAAAAAAAAGGATAGATAAGCTTAAGTCCTTTATAAATCAACCTCACATTTTTTTGTGCTTTCAACGGAATAATAAAACCTAGTCGGAAACTGTAAACAGCTTTAAAATGTAGCTCATTTAATGCGCGCTCTGTTTTGCCTTTTATCTTTGCCCACATTATTTTTCCATTTTCCGAACTATTGGCATAAACTCCCGATAAGTAAAAGAAAACCAGCTCAGGATTCAAATAGGCAAGTTCCTTTGCAAACATTAGCGATGTTTTCTGACTGATGTATAATCGCTTTGCCACGATTCTGCTCGAATACTATTTTACACAGTCACTCCCAATATAAGTTTCCCAAAGGAGTTACAGTAGTTACGAATTACCATAATTCTTGTTAATGCTATTTGCTTATATTTACTAATTAAATTGCTACATATGATTAAATTTATCGTCAAACGGCATTGAGTAGGATTTTAGACAAAGCGAAGTTTTTGTCTAATCTCTTAAAAATGTCTATTTTAGTAAAAATTAACAACCATATTTAATCTATGTCCGATTCTGCCTCTGGTTCAATAGCAGGTTTTCTTTTTCAATTTGAAAAGGCTTTAGTTCTTTTAGCGACTCTCGATAATACGACGGATGTAGTTTCTATTGAGCAAGTTGATGATGTTGCTATTCAGAATGATGAAGACCTTGTTTTGGTAACAATACAATCAAAGCATAGCACCTAATGGTACTACATTTGAGGATACCAGTAAATCATTGTGGAGAACCTTACAAATATGGATTGAAAAGCTTGAGAGTGGTATTTTTAATGATTCGACAAAATTTATATGTTCGACCAATAAAAAAATTGAAGATCATTCTTTGTTGAGAAGAATTCTTACAGGCTCTTTTGACGAGGTGGTACTGTACAAGATATTCATTTGCTATTAGATAGACAGAAAGTTAAGCTTCAAACTTTACAATCTTCAAACGAAGATGCAGGAAAATCAATCAAACCTATTATTAAGCTTATTGAATTCGTTCTTTCAAAGGAAGATAAGTTTCGAATTATAAAGGAAAATCTTTCCATTGAGGACAAAGAGTCTTTAATGGAAAGATTTTTTATTGCCACCCACATGACAACAGATAATTATTCCCACGCAAGAAAAGAATTTGTATATGATGCCATGTATGGATGGTTATTAAACGGAAGTAAGGCAAAATGGTTGCAAGGAACAAAAGTTGGAGCGACTTTTACCAAAAAGGATTTCGATTCCAAGTTATCTATTGTAAATGCTAATCCAGCCATTGTAAATGCCGTTTTTAGAAAAAAGGACGATTTAGGAACAATTGATTTTAAGCGCCTTTCTAAAGTAAAGAAGGAATTATTCGTGGCACAGATTTCTGATCTCAATCGTAAGAAGGCTGCAAGAGAACGACTTATTGAAAACGCAGTACTGGATTTCATATATCATGATATTGAAATGGCACACATTGTAAGAGGAGGAAACTTTACTGAGCCGGATTTTAGAGCGTTTCAGAAAGCCTGTATGGATAGGTGGCAAAGTTACGTAGATACTGTTATAATAAAAGAGCTGGAGGAGTATGATGATATCGAGAAAAATGAGATGGCTATTAATATTTTCGATTATATAATGAATAATATCGAAGTCAATTTTCAAGAAGGTTTTTCTTTTAACTCCTCGAATAGTTATATACGTAATGGTACATTTCTAAAGCTATCAAATATACCACAAATCGGTTGGCACCCAGACTGGGAATCTAAATATAAAAAATTATGAGCATAACAGATGGCCAATCAGTTGATAACGGATATAATCTTTTTGAATTAATGCAGAATGATGCTTTAAGTGTAATAGCGCTGCATAGTTTTACTTTAGGTTACCACACTATTGCCAAAAATAGAAAAAGTGAAGTGACCTTTCCAAGACTTGATTATCTTTTTTTTGTGCTACCGATTGTTTATAATTACTCAGCTATGCTTAGCTTTTTAAATTCAAATGAATTGTATACTGCATTGATGAAGGAACATTCTATACTTCTTGGTCTTCAGGAAAGAGCACTTAAGATGTCAGTACAGACTTTTGACGGACTTAATGTAGCCTTTAGTAAAAAGATTTTAAGCATCAATAAAGAAAACGGCACAATAACTCTCCTAAAACCATACACCTCAAAGAAATTAGTATTGGCACTGTCTTCCAATAATTCTTTT
Coding sequences:
- a CDS encoding alpha/beta hydrolase; the protein is MSEINENGITLNYEVSGKGPATLVFVHGSYIDQTYWKKQVSDFKNHYQVITLDLPGHGKSGRNRKDWKIQRFADDLIFLIKKLELANVILIGHSAAGNICLMTAVKYPGPVIGLIGIDTFKNAGTPMTPELKKQAADIKKGLLIDFAGTNEKYARTALLRPSTADHIVKKVIRDYRNAYPPMGIQTTAEFFEIDKMERELLPRLIIKLYLINVDYMPTNEAALTQLTGSGYRLDLLNGTCHFPMLEHPDEMNPALRQNINMIEKDAANLT
- a CDS encoding three component ABC system middle component, yielding MSITDGQSVDNGYNLFELMQNDALSVIALHSFTLGYHTIAKNRKSEVTFPRLDYLFFVLPIVYNYSAMLSFLNSNELYTALMKEHSILLGLQERALKMSVQTFDGLNVAFSKKILSINKENGTITLLKPYTSKKLVLALSSNNSFDSVKQVQDSAFKLGSIFAKKHDNNIQNDLNIRF
- a CDS encoding S41 family peptidase, whose amino-acid sequence is MNTINKLIFTFILLSSILSAAQTKKQVSELEDVCKTWGSLKYFHPEIAVGKHDWDSILIASISSILDHKDNNSFQIQIDKMFETAGKNTAPEFILDKNLHPYTIKNINHSWIEKSRNLTEKQRSELKFLFIHPYQGQNYYAQNNPDDDGNIITPNEKAYPDMKMPDRNYRLLGLFRFWNVINYYYPYKYATDKPWDKVLTDLIPEFIKADDIASYNKTVLKMAATIDDGHGGVYPFIETSVSGKYSPPFYFRLVNNKAVVTKIMDKKILASTSIQEGSVIEKVDGISIKKKAEEYWEYISSSNKTAKYKDLHKIILSSKATKAIYSGYNPDSSKFSSSVPLSERNFLGEFLDFFDMTSTVTSKKITNDIAYVYAANITSKNMDSIMLPLMNTKAIILDLRNYPQTMPSYRIADYFLDQPTVYSMMTRNDFRYPGLLVHEITNAGTTTEKVGKNNPHPYQGKLVLLVDYRTQSLPEFDCLILKTYKKTTIVGTQTAGADGNQTRMIFPGGYKISFSGLGIYGADDIETQRVGIKIDIPVQYTFKDFVEKKDPILERAVQFINTGK
- a CDS encoding DUF6194 family protein; the protein is MMTMNQITKEILSRFKDVNVTKANGDLFFMHGEDKMMFFATVVTSGNIK
- a CDS encoding GLPGLI family protein, encoding MFTILIPLFYFGQKYCFTYEYSFKPDSLNLEKTETELMGLFIDGNESTYVSLTKLRRDSAIAQKMKGNGTSSNMSVSLSTFPKEKVPGIIQKNWPSNKVVSYQFVGVDGFKITQNIIHDWHITAETDEIEGKKCQLATIQYKGRMYNAWFTNEIPISEGPYKFSGLPGLIVKIEDTKKQHIWELKGIEKFRKIKFNFSKYIPVTEVQYKKSVENYIKDPMSKMRELKQRFDVIGLTVTSPDGNSYSGADYEKIRTKQIQANFKKNNNSIELD
- a CDS encoding ABC-three component system protein, translating into MLLDRQKVKLQTLQSSNEDAGKSIKPIIKLIEFVLSKEDKFRIIKENLSIEDKESLMERFFIATHMTTDNYSHARKEFVYDAMYGWLLNGSKAKWLQGTKVGATFTKKDFDSKLSIVNANPAIVNAVFRKKDDLGTIDFKRLSKVKKELFVAQISDLNRKKAARERLIENAVLDFIYHDIEMAHIVRGGNFTEPDFRAFQKACMDRWQSYVDTVIIKELEEYDDIEKNEMAINIFDYIMNNIEVNFQEGFSFNSSNSYIRNGTFLKLSNIPQIGWHPDWESKYKKL
- a CDS encoding RebB family R body protein, with the translated sequence MIQYETLTPEEILAYNEAFVMSLSALNQVIHQQRTEIIDEALRITEAISQRSPEQQERYEESINKLKSLSQTKTDAAAPEITPSSPAATDADEWTTKNPIYDSLVHALQIAYENAVNSQNQCNILGQAALTQGIMNLYEDRCLKGDTEGVINAKE
- a CDS encoding excinuclease ABC subunit UvrA, which encodes MKAENIIIIGARENNLKNISLEIPKNKITVFTGVSGSGKSSLVFDTIAAESQRQLNEIFPAFIRHRLPHYGQPEAESLRNLTPAVIIEQKRIGGNARSTVGTATDIYTLLRLLFSRIGKPFVGHSDVFSFNHPNGMCTKCKGLGKVTTVDLELLFDKSKSLNEGAILFPTFAEGSARWKRYTCSGLFDNDKTLIDYTKEEWYNLLYAHHDEVELKNPLPCWFPSTKYEGVLPKFERTYLTRETKDLTGKHKGTFDRILTRSVCPDCGGGRLNKKILSCRIDGHSIADFVKMDITELKKAVEKITGTQSVTMVNAIVEQLNHMIDIGLGYLFLGRETSSLSGGESQRIKMVKHLGSSLTGMTYIFDEPSIGLHPRDVHQLNDLLRLLRDKGNTVLVVEHDTDVIAIADHLVDMGPEAGTKGGEIVYEGPLEGLKKANSLTGRFWKLQPKIKENPKTAIDHLEVKNASLHNLKNLNVKIPKGVMTVITGVAGSGKSSLANGILTKLYPESIVIDQSAIIGSKRSNTATYSGIFDVIRELFATENRVSSSLFSSNSDGACPVCKGLGEITLDLAFMDPITTVCEECSGQRYKNEVLKYKLKDKNIYEVLKLTVIEALDFFINRQSIYPTLKKLDEVGLEYLTLGQPLSSLSAGERQRIKLALNMENKGQIYIMDEPTTGLHMSDVDRLLKIFNKIVDEGSTLIIIEHNLAVISQADYIIDIGPDAGKNGGKIVFSGLPKDIIHCKTSYTGLYLSKYITSRMI